The DNA segment AGCATCAGGCCTAAAGGAATCTCTACAGTGTGAAATGTCTTGCGCCCCCAAATTGGGAGAAGAAACATGTTCAGCATCCACCAAAATACTGTCTAAGTCTGCAAaaacagaaaaaagaagaaagaattttctagatgtcctttattaatgaaaataaaaCAAGAAACATAATTTTTACCAGCACAAAAATAATAAGGTAAaggaaagagggaaaagaagaatgATGTGATTGTGATTCATGCTTACTTGAAGGAGCCAGAGGATGTGGAAACTCATCTAACAAATTGCCACTGATCAGAGGGGTGCCGTCATTGAATACAAAAGCAGCAGAACGACCCAAGGGCGAAACTGGATCTTTGTGTTCCACCAATTTCAAATCATTGATACTTAACTTTGGACCATCTGCCAACTCAGCTGGTGTGATAAAAGAAATTGAGATCTTCTCAGAGGGTTCTTTCTTTGCACTGCTTAATACATGCGCTTCGTGTAGCAATGCTTCCAACAGACCACTTTTCCTTGGTGAAACACAGTCAGTTTGCAATGAGGCAGTTGGGGGAGATTTGACATATGTATTGACTAAATCAAAAGGTGTGGATGAACATGCAAGCCAACTATTACTATCAGTTTCCGTATATTGGAGTGAAGGGAGCTCCAACTTCAGAGTCCCAGGAATGAGACTAGAAGCAGAGAAGGTATCATTTAGAGAAGCACAGCTACCAGGGATTGCACCTCCATGATGTGCCAGACTATCACTGCTGGAATCAGGATCATAGAGACAACTTAATCCAAATGACTCTTGCATCTTTCCTGAAGGCTCAAAAATAACATTATCCAATCTAGGACACCCACCATTAACAGTACCATTTGAAGCAGGGACTACGTGTTCAGTCTCAACAGGACGCTCAACACAACACACTGGGGGATTTGGCAAGGCATAGTTCTGAAACCCAAACCTGTGACTTAGAATGCTGCTAACTGCTATATCCGGAAATGATGGTGCATAGGATAAAGACCCATTATTGGTATAGTTGTCAAATACAATATCAGGAATGTCTAAGTTGCCTCCTTGCAAGAACTCATCAGGCTGTTTCTCATTGTAACTATAATCACTAGAATGATTGCTTTGTTGATTTTCACAAGAAACTTGATAGCATATATTAGGAGGATAAAGAGGCAAACCAGCACGTTGGCGTCTCTTTATTCGTGTATTCCAATAGTTCTTTATCTCATTATCAGTGCGGCCAGGCAGCTGAAGAAGAATTGAAATAATTTACAGATTCATGATAGAAGACACCAAAACCTAAAATTATAAGCTTAAATTATAACAATAAAAAAATGTCAAAAACAATATAGAAGGTGAACTTGGAACTTCAATCATTCAAATATAATCGGAAAGAGTATCTCAAGTGAGATGCACAGAAATTAGTGACAGCATCCTACTCAAAAAATTTAATGTAGATAAGATGATGtagttataaatataaatatacatatacatctatacatacatacatacatacatacatacatacatacatacatacatacgtacatatatttatttatttatttaaaataacatTTTCAAGGTGAATGAATCAATTTAGTTTCAGTACAATTCCAAGGCATTATCGCCAGTTCAGCATCCAAATGATGATCATGGTTGAAGGATTATAAAGTCTGGATAAAAATACAAGATACACAATATTGCATGACACAAATATGCCAAACATCTAATCTCATAAAACTATGATATGATCTAACAGAGATAGTGTAATATAAGGGAAACATAAACAACATCATACATAACAAATCTTACTACTTAATTTAAAATCATAGAAGATATCCTTAAGATCTTACGAAGTGGTTAACAAGTAACCCATTTATTAAGAAGGAAATTACTTGTAGTGATATAACACTGATGATAGTATTAACATCcacttatattaaaaaatattattattttaatttcattaaacatagtTTGATGTATTATAAGCATAATATGCATAACTAAAAATGCTCCTAGTACAATCAAATATAAACATTTACGAAAACAAAGTTCTCCAAAGAAGTATCAACGGAATATCTACTGGACACCCAATAAGTATTCATTTTTTTAATGGCTATTTGAATCAGATAACATGAGGTAGCATCAATTTTGTAAGCAGAAAGTACCTAGAAGCATGCTATTCAAATGTATTAGATATGATGAATATCGCAAACAATTTGAACCATCAGTATTTTGTAGTTAAATAAAAATGTAGTAGAAAAAACTTAAAATGTGGTTATGCATATGACCTTAAGATATGGATAGATATATAGCATAGTTAAGACATAGGTCTGACTCCTTGAGAGTGTAGCAGCCAACTAGAATCTTCGAGATGCTGCATGGCATTAGCTAGCTGTCAACCAATACTGATGATATGGCAAGTCATGGTCAGTTTGGTAAATTCTAGAATATTTGACCTTACAACTACGGAAATATAACATCTAAAGATGTTAACAGTGGACTATAAACTCTtaaaaacttacacattgcataGTCAATCAATCTGAGAAAATGAAAGTCTTGAAAGCATAGGAAAACCAAGTGATGTAGAACAAGGTAGTGAAGTAGAGAGAAAGAGAACAAGAAAGCAAGAGAGCAAGAGGAGTGAGATTAGAGAGGAGAGTAAGAAACTAGAAGAGAGAAGATGCAAGcttttttcattcaaatctgaaGTGTTTCATCCAGTAACAAGCTCCATTATATATAGGGGTCTAGGATCTTAGTACAATCAGTGAAGGTAATGATTCCCAAGAGTAATCTCCTAGGGAACTTGTATGCCTCTTAGAAA comes from the Musa acuminata AAA Group cultivar baxijiao chromosome BXJ2-8, Cavendish_Baxijiao_AAA, whole genome shotgun sequence genome and includes:
- the LOC135619290 gene encoding transcription factor GAMYB-like isoform X2; the encoded protein is MNSLPNDSDKRMIPKDQIDSPSIEEGNSSGSLNGGNQVLKKGPWTSAEDAILVDYVKKHGEGNWNAVQKHTGLSRCGKSCRLRWANHLRPNLKKGAFTPEEEQLIIELHAKMGNKWARMAAYLPGRTDNEIKNYWNTRIKRRQRAGLPLYPPNICYQVSCENQQSNHSSDYSYNEKQPDEFLQGGNLDIPDIVFDNYTNNGSLSYAPSFPDIAVSSILSHRFGFQNYALPNPPVCCVERPVETEHVVPASNGTVNGGCPRLDNVIFEPSGKMQESFGLSCLYDPDSSSDSLAHHGGAIPGSCASLNDTFSASSLIPGTLKLELPSLQYTETDSNSWLACSSTPFDLVNTYVKSPPTASLQTDCVSPRKSGLLEALLHEAHVLSSAKKEPSEKISISFITPAELADGPKLSINDLKLVEHKDPVSPLGRSAAFVFNDGTPLISGNLLDEFPHPLAPSNLDSILVDAEHVSSPNLGAQDISHCRDSFRPDALLGSAWLENSSQNAIDHSVFNDAISILLGQDMCNEYKPVPAETSSGVMQGFGLDSYPWNNMPSACQMP
- the LOC135619290 gene encoding transcription factor GAMYB-like isoform X1, which encodes MFILASLLEPSLFVVVFAEFGDFRNFIFSPLFTIHPFRPYFIHCLYDSNIYKLFLGLGSKMNSLPNDSDKRMIPKDQIDSPSIEEGNSSGSLNGGNQVLKKGPWTSAEDAILVDYVKKHGEGNWNAVQKHTGLSRCGKSCRLRWANHLRPNLKKGAFTPEEEQLIIELHAKMGNKWARMAAYLPGRTDNEIKNYWNTRIKRRQRAGLPLYPPNICYQVSCENQQSNHSSDYSYNEKQPDEFLQGGNLDIPDIVFDNYTNNGSLSYAPSFPDIAVSSILSHRFGFQNYALPNPPVCCVERPVETEHVVPASNGTVNGGCPRLDNVIFEPSGKMQESFGLSCLYDPDSSSDSLAHHGGAIPGSCASLNDTFSASSLIPGTLKLELPSLQYTETDSNSWLACSSTPFDLVNTYVKSPPTASLQTDCVSPRKSGLLEALLHEAHVLSSAKKEPSEKISISFITPAELADGPKLSINDLKLVEHKDPVSPLGRSAAFVFNDGTPLISGNLLDEFPHPLAPSNLDSILVDAEHVSSPNLGAQDISHCRDSFRPDALLGSAWLENSSQNAIDHSVFNDAISILLGQDMCNEYKPVPAETSSGVMQGFGLDSYPWNNMPSACQMP